In the genome of Chiloscyllium plagiosum isolate BGI_BamShark_2017 chromosome 33, ASM401019v2, whole genome shotgun sequence, one region contains:
- the ccdc103 gene encoding coiled-coil domain-containing protein 103 isoform X2, translating to MEESETLDFKALKRELETALFLDEKYKRENDAKFRAIHQKVGSYEEFRDIVLASHLKPLDLQDKLGARNQPWNRCARSLSTNDSVQVGLSQHSHSKPKTAAEFSRDWRRYYSTEAEKYSFLLNLGGQLLGNIFCAEIGFGYLGEFLVILCNNFERTDGQAIYWILLHLSQTQRFDLNVDFLSSSEREKGMKLFQMLLQVLDGSPGLGSEEELEGTEDVAKKVCAAEEAVNIAVVQKLMEAYKLSKSS from the exons ATGGAAGAAAGCGAAACCCTTGATTTCAAAGCTCTGAAGAGAGAGTTAGAAACAGCCTTGTTTCTAGATGAGAAATACAAACGAGAAAATGATGCAAAGTTCAGGGCCATTCATCAGAAAGTGGGATCATATGAGGAATTCAG GGATATTGTGCTGGCATCGCACCTGAAACCCCTGGACTTGCAAGACAAGTTGGGAGCAAGGAATCAACCCTGGAATAGATGTGCTCGGTCATTGAGCACAAACGACAGTGTCCAGGTGGGGCTATCCCAG CACTCACATTCCAAGCCGAAGACAGCTGCTGAGTTCAGCCGTGACTGGAGAAGATATTACAGCACTGAAGCAGAGAAATACAGTTTCCTTCTCAACCTTGGTGGTCAGCTTTTGGGGAACATCTTCTGTGCTGAAATTGGATTTGGATATCTTGGTGAGTTCCTCGTCATCCTTTGCAATAATTTCGAACGAACAGATGGCCAGGCAATATACTGGATCCTGCTGCATCTTTCTCAAACCCAACGATTTGACCTAAATGTGGATTTCCTGAGCAGCAGTGAAAGGGAGAAAGGCATGAAGTTATTTCAAATGCTGTTACAGGTGCTGGATGGTTCTCCAGGgctgggcagtgaagaagagcTGGAAGGTACAGAAGATGTTGCAAAAAAGGTGTGTGCTGCAGAGGAGGCGGTTAATATAGCAGTGGTACAAAAATTAATGGAAGCATACAAGTTGAGTAAGTCCAGTTAG
- the ccdc103 gene encoding coiled-coil domain-containing protein 103 isoform X1, whose translation MIQSLQMEESETLDFKALKRELETALFLDEKYKRENDAKFRAIHQKVGSYEEFRDIVLASHLKPLDLQDKLGARNQPWNRCARSLSTNDSVQVGLSQHSHSKPKTAAEFSRDWRRYYSTEAEKYSFLLNLGGQLLGNIFCAEIGFGYLGEFLVILCNNFERTDGQAIYWILLHLSQTQRFDLNVDFLSSSEREKGMKLFQMLLQVLDGSPGLGSEEELEGTEDVAKKVCAAEEAVNIAVVQKLMEAYKLSKSS comes from the exons ATGATTCAG TCACTGCAGATGGAAGAAAGCGAAACCCTTGATTTCAAAGCTCTGAAGAGAGAGTTAGAAACAGCCTTGTTTCTAGATGAGAAATACAAACGAGAAAATGATGCAAAGTTCAGGGCCATTCATCAGAAAGTGGGATCATATGAGGAATTCAG GGATATTGTGCTGGCATCGCACCTGAAACCCCTGGACTTGCAAGACAAGTTGGGAGCAAGGAATCAACCCTGGAATAGATGTGCTCGGTCATTGAGCACAAACGACAGTGTCCAGGTGGGGCTATCCCAG CACTCACATTCCAAGCCGAAGACAGCTGCTGAGTTCAGCCGTGACTGGAGAAGATATTACAGCACTGAAGCAGAGAAATACAGTTTCCTTCTCAACCTTGGTGGTCAGCTTTTGGGGAACATCTTCTGTGCTGAAATTGGATTTGGATATCTTGGTGAGTTCCTCGTCATCCTTTGCAATAATTTCGAACGAACAGATGGCCAGGCAATATACTGGATCCTGCTGCATCTTTCTCAAACCCAACGATTTGACCTAAATGTGGATTTCCTGAGCAGCAGTGAAAGGGAGAAAGGCATGAAGTTATTTCAAATGCTGTTACAGGTGCTGGATGGTTCTCCAGGgctgggcagtgaagaagagcTGGAAGGTACAGAAGATGTTGCAAAAAAGGTGTGTGCTGCAGAGGAGGCGGTTAATATAGCAGTGGTACAAAAATTAATGGAAGCATACAAGTTGAGTAAGTCCAGTTAG
- the LOC122539687 gene encoding pre-mRNA-splicing factor 38B-like yields MPVLSDFCNAIRNFCCKGNVENDSPTQQAKQRLSRRGARQTGSRRTIHFSDTSKEKHFTHSSKERSKTAHSKKSESAKHKERKDAKYKGGRLTPPDRGRAHNQNIQESAHRGRKSREQSREKSSGQNDAAANIERGSRQQSKEKLGGQKDTAASRGGVTRQQSKERLTSRKGAVTHTGRVSRESSKERLNVQKHMEANRKGSSKKQSREKLTGRKDTVQHRRPSR; encoded by the coding sequence ATGCCGGTGCTCTCAGATTTTTGCAATGCCATCCGAAACTTTTGTTGCAAAGGAAATGTTGAGAATGACAGTCCCACACAGCAAGCAAAACAAAGATTAAGCCGAAGAGGAGCTAGACAGACTGGGAGCAGGAGAACGATTCATTTCAGCGACACTTCAAAGGAGAAGCACTTTACACACTCCAGCAAAGAAAGATCGAAAACTGCACATTCAAAAAAGTCAGAGTCTGcaaaacataaagaaagaaaggatGCAAAATACAAAGGGGGAAGGCTAACTCCACCAGACAGAGGCAGAGCACACAATCAGAATATCCAGGAGAGTGCGCACAGAGGCAggaaaagcagagaacaaagcaGAGAGAAATCCAGTGGCCAAAATGACGCTGCAGCCAACATAGAGAGAGGAAGCAGACAACAGAGCAAAGAGAAGCTGGGAGGCCAGAAAGACACTGCAGCCAGCAGAGGGGGAGTAACTAGACAGCAGAGCAAAGAGAGGCTAACTAGTAGAAAAGGGGCTGTAACACATACAGGCAGAGTAAGCAGAGAATCCAGTAAAGAGAGGCTGAACGTTCAGAAGCACATGGAAGCTAATAGAAAGGGGTCAAGCAAAAAACAAAGCAGAGAGAAGCTAACTGGTCGAAAAGACACTGTACAACACAGAAGACCCAGCAGATAG
- the ccdc103 gene encoding coiled-coil domain-containing protein 103 isoform X3 produces MIQSLQMEESETLDFKALKRELETALFLDEKYKRENDAKFRAIHQKVGSYEEFRDIVLASHLKPLDLQDKLGARNQPWNRCARSLSTNDSVQVGLSQHSHSKPKTAAEFSRDWRRYYSTEAEKYSFLLNLGGQLLGNIFCAEIGFGYLVKYFLLGTAAYELHEIYFLDAAWGLQQVFVHD; encoded by the exons ATGATTCAG TCACTGCAGATGGAAGAAAGCGAAACCCTTGATTTCAAAGCTCTGAAGAGAGAGTTAGAAACAGCCTTGTTTCTAGATGAGAAATACAAACGAGAAAATGATGCAAAGTTCAGGGCCATTCATCAGAAAGTGGGATCATATGAGGAATTCAG GGATATTGTGCTGGCATCGCACCTGAAACCCCTGGACTTGCAAGACAAGTTGGGAGCAAGGAATCAACCCTGGAATAGATGTGCTCGGTCATTGAGCACAAACGACAGTGTCCAGGTGGGGCTATCCCAG CACTCACATTCCAAGCCGAAGACAGCTGCTGAGTTCAGCCGTGACTGGAGAAGATATTACAGCACTGAAGCAGAGAAATACAGTTTCCTTCTCAACCTTGGTGGTCAGCTTTTGGGGAACATCTTCTGTGCTGAAATTGGATTTGGATATCTTG TTAAGTATTTTCTGCTTGGGACTGCTGCTTATGAGCTGCATGAAATATATTTCCTTGATGCAGCCTGGGGATTACAACAAGTCTTTGTGCACGATTAA